Proteins from one Bacteroides mediterraneensis genomic window:
- a CDS encoding universal stress protein, protein MEEKLVTLAILTYSKAQILKNVLENEGIEACIHNVNLIQPVISSGVRIRIRESDLPRALKIIESSAWLADDVVNEEKTEKKHSKQILVPVDFSDYSMAACEFGFNFAAKIQAEVVLMHVYFSPVYMPSLQYATESYGLPMEHELGIKSMLDNIHEQLNKLTGDIKERITKGELPDVKYTCVLKEGVPEEEILHYAREEQPLLIIMGTRGKGEKEMDLIGSVTAEIIDRSPVFVYAIPKNATKKNFDDIHKIAFFTSFDQRDLIAFDSLVTTFKDYHFEVSFIHLSDNAQKRTWNEIKLVGIQEYFKKQYPQLTIDYDMLGGESLLNNLDDYVKEKGIDVLCLSNYKRNIFARLFNPSIARRMIFHSNTPILVIK, encoded by the coding sequence ATGGAAGAAAAACTTGTAACACTGGCCATTCTTACTTACTCTAAAGCCCAGATTCTTAAGAATGTGCTTGAAAATGAAGGAATTGAGGCATGCATCCACAATGTCAACCTGATTCAGCCCGTCATTTCTTCGGGGGTGAGAATCCGTATCCGCGAAAGCGACTTGCCGAGGGCATTGAAAATCATTGAAAGTTCTGCATGGCTGGCCGATGATGTGGTCAACGAGGAAAAGACGGAAAAGAAACACAGCAAGCAGATACTGGTACCGGTGGATTTCTCCGATTATTCAATGGCTGCCTGTGAGTTCGGATTCAACTTCGCGGCCAAAATCCAGGCCGAGGTGGTACTGATGCATGTGTATTTCAGTCCGGTGTATATGCCGAGCCTGCAGTATGCCACAGAAAGCTACGGACTGCCTATGGAGCATGAACTGGGTATCAAGAGCATGCTCGACAACATCCATGAACAGTTGAACAAGCTCACCGGCGACATCAAGGAGCGTATCACGAAAGGTGAGCTGCCCGACGTGAAATACACCTGCGTGCTGAAGGAAGGGGTGCCCGAAGAGGAAATCCTGCATTATGCGCGCGAGGAACAGCCGCTCCTTATCATCATGGGAACCCGTGGTAAGGGAGAAAAGGAAATGGATTTGATAGGCAGCGTGACAGCCGAGATTATTGACCGCAGTCCGGTGTTTGTGTATGCCATCCCGAAAAATGCCACAAAGAAAAATTTCGACGACATTCATAAGATTGCGTTCTTTACGAGCTTTGACCAGCGCGACCTGATTGCCTTTGATTCCTTGGTGACCACTTTCAAGGATTATCATTTTGAGGTATCGTTCATTCACCTGAGCGACAATGCCCAGAAACGTACGTGGAACGAGATTAAGCTGGTGGGTATTCAGGAATATTTCAAAAAGCAGTATCCGCAGCTGACAATCGACTACGATATGCTAGGTGGAGAAAGTCTGCTTAATAATCTCGATGACTACGTGAAGGAAAAAGGCATCGATGTGTTGTGCCTGTCCAATTATAAGCGGAATATCTTTGCCCGGCTGTTCAATCCGAGCATTGCCCGCCGGATGATTTTCCATTCCAACACACCCATCTTGGTGATAAAGTAA
- a CDS encoding BatD family protein, producing the protein MRKIIFLLFMILAVGQVKADNVRFVAEAADVVVSGDQVRLVFTVNSQDIKDFRAPSIKGFDVLMGPSRSQQSSIQIINGKRTSSSSTAFTYILLAGNPGTYTIPAASVEVDGKKVFSNAISIKVLPQDQASKSGGNGGGSSSSSRSQVAGSRITSNDLFITATASKTTVHEQEAILLTYKVYTVVNLRQLRGDMPDLKGFHTQEVELPQQKTFTLEHYKGRNYNTTVWSQYVLFPQQTGKLEIPSITFDGVIAQQTASEDPFDAFFNGGGYVEVKKKITTPKLVINVQPLPAKPAGFSGAVGDFKLASSINATDVKTNDAVTIKLTLTGTGNMKLISTPDIKFPQDFEVYDPKVTDNYKLTSSGLTGTKTFEYLAIPRHAGNFTVPAVEFTYFDLKSNSYKTLKTEAYNLKVAKGQGNADQVIADFTNKENVKMLGKDVRFIKLGNTTLRPKGEFFFGSVGYYLCYLIPLLLFIVFAVIYRQKALDNANVAKMKTKKANKVATRRMKLAGKLLAENKKNEFYDEVLKALWGYISDKLSIPVSQLSKDNIEAELTNYGVEEALIAEFIGVLNECEYARYAPGDENEAMDKVYSASVEVISKMENSIKH; encoded by the coding sequence ATGCGAAAGATAATATTCTTACTTTTTATGATACTTGCCGTAGGACAGGTGAAGGCCGACAACGTACGGTTTGTGGCGGAAGCTGCCGACGTGGTGGTCAGTGGTGACCAGGTGCGTCTCGTCTTCACGGTCAATTCGCAAGATATCAAGGACTTCCGGGCACCTTCCATCAAGGGCTTCGATGTGCTGATGGGACCGAGCCGTTCTCAGCAGAGCAGCATCCAGATTATCAACGGAAAGCGTACGTCGAGCAGTTCGACGGCTTTTACGTATATCCTGTTGGCGGGTAATCCGGGTACTTACACCATTCCCGCAGCCAGTGTGGAAGTGGATGGAAAGAAAGTGTTTTCGAATGCCATTTCCATCAAGGTGCTTCCGCAGGATCAGGCATCGAAGAGCGGAGGAAACGGTGGGGGAAGCAGTTCTTCCTCCCGGAGTCAGGTGGCAGGCAGCCGGATTACGTCTAATGATTTGTTTATCACGGCTACGGCCAGCAAGACGACCGTACATGAACAGGAAGCCATTCTGTTGACTTACAAAGTGTATACCGTGGTGAATCTGCGCCAACTTCGTGGGGATATGCCCGATTTGAAAGGCTTCCATACGCAGGAAGTGGAATTGCCGCAGCAGAAGACTTTCACGCTGGAGCATTATAAGGGACGGAATTACAATACGACGGTGTGGAGCCAGTATGTACTGTTCCCGCAGCAGACCGGCAAACTGGAGATTCCTTCCATCACGTTCGATGGGGTGATTGCCCAGCAGACAGCTTCCGAAGATCCGTTTGACGCGTTCTTCAATGGCGGGGGATACGTGGAGGTGAAAAAGAAAATCACTACTCCCAAGCTGGTCATCAACGTACAGCCGCTTCCGGCCAAACCTGCCGGATTCTCGGGTGCGGTGGGTGACTTCAAGCTGGCTTCGTCTATCAACGCTACCGACGTGAAGACCAACGATGCCGTAACCATCAAGCTGACCCTGACGGGTACGGGTAACATGAAACTGATCAGTACGCCCGATATCAAGTTCCCGCAGGATTTTGAGGTGTACGATCCGAAAGTGACCGACAACTACAAGCTGACAAGCAGCGGACTGACAGGTACAAAGACCTTTGAATATCTGGCTATTCCGCGCCATGCTGGTAACTTTACCGTTCCGGCAGTGGAATTCACGTATTTCGACCTGAAGAGCAACAGTTACAAGACGCTCAAGACAGAGGCTTATAACTTGAAAGTGGCAAAGGGACAGGGCAATGCTGATCAGGTGATTGCGGATTTCACCAACAAGGAGAACGTGAAGATGCTGGGCAAGGATGTCCGCTTCATCAAGCTGGGCAATACGACCCTCCGTCCGAAAGGTGAATTCTTCTTCGGCAGCGTAGGCTATTACTTGTGCTATCTGATTCCATTGCTGCTGTTCATCGTCTTTGCGGTGATTTATCGGCAGAAGGCTCTTGATAATGCCAACGTGGCCAAGATGAAGACCAAGAAGGCCAACAAGGTGGCTACCCGCCGTATGAAACTGGCCGGCAAGCTGTTGGCCGAAAACAAGAAGAACGAGTTCTACGATGAGGTGCTGAAGGCCTTGTGGGGATACATCAGCGACAAGCTCAGTATTCCGGTGTCACAGCTTTCAAAGGACAACATCGAAGCCGAACTGACCAACTACGGCGTAGAGGAGGCCCTGATTGCCGAGTTCATTGGGGTGCTCAACGAATGTGAATACGCACGTTATGCGCCGGGCGATGAGAACGAGGCCATGGACAAGGTTTATTCCGCTTCCGTGGAAGTGATCAGTAAAATGGAAAACAGTATCAAACATTAA
- a CDS encoding DNA-binding protein — MNRTITFNELRKIKDSLPSGSMHRIADELNLSVETVRNFFGGHNFKDGKSVGIHLEPGPDGGLVMLDDTTVLDKAIAILKEEQRA, encoded by the coding sequence ATGAACAGAACAATAACTTTTAACGAACTCCGTAAAATCAAAGACTCATTGCCCTCGGGCAGCATGCATCGTATAGCCGACGAGCTGAACCTCAGTGTGGAAACGGTGCGTAATTTTTTTGGCGGACATAATTTCAAGGACGGAAAAAGCGTGGGTATCCACTTGGAGCCGGGCCCCGACGGCGGACTGGTGATGCTGGACGATACTACGGTGCTCGACAAGGCGATAGCCATTCTGAAAGAAGAGCAACGCGCTTAA
- a CDS encoding patatin-like phospholipase family protein, which produces MKKIYSILTFLFCLLCAAASAQKVGLVLSGGGAKGLTHIGIIRALEENHIPIDYITGTSMGAIIGSLYAMGYSPDDMEKLIKSDDFKRWYSGGIQEKYIYYFKRNPPTPEFINIRVSLKNPLHKVKTQFLPSSVVDPLQMNLAFVELFGQATALCRGNFDKLFVPFRCVASDVYNKRPIIFKDGDLGDAVRASMSFPGMFKPIEIDSVLAYDGGIYNNFPVNIMMEDFHPDIIIGSVVSSNPGKPQEGDIIGQLESMIMQKTDYSVPDSMGILMTFKYDDVSLMDFDRFDELHDIGYNRTIQLMDSIKNRISRRMDYRLLEKERIAFKKKMPELRFRNIVIHGANDQQKKYIRKEFHSDNDGTFSLEELRKGYFRLMSSDNMISEILPHAVYNPYENDFTLDLQVKMKDDLSIRVGGNVGSNGANQVYVGATYHNLNNYSKEFSLDGQLGQIYNNLQISGRIDLPTRLPTSYRLVASLSTFDYLKQEKLLSKGNTPIFNKQKEEYVKLFVSMPFLSRQKAEFGIGLGHLEDQYFQTNVIDFTSDVRDASKYTIFGGSVALDGNTLNSKQFATAGRRERLAAHIYTGVERYYPGMEDPAYTEDYKYIQSWLQIAYELEKYHTLNTHFSLGTYLKAYYSSRNFSHNYRATMMQAGEFAPTAHSRITYNEAFRANQFVGIGVSPIYQFANIFQIRLSMYGFAPIFPIRQDGNKAYYGKVFSQFEYLGELEVVARLPFGSICAYLNHYSSPSNNWNLGITLGWQIFGSRFME; this is translated from the coding sequence ATGAAAAAAATATACAGCATCCTGACCTTTCTTTTCTGTCTGTTATGCGCTGCGGCATCCGCCCAAAAGGTGGGACTGGTGCTCAGCGGGGGTGGGGCGAAAGGACTGACCCATATCGGAATTATCCGCGCACTGGAAGAAAACCACATACCTATTGATTATATCACGGGCACATCCATGGGGGCCATCATCGGCTCGCTCTATGCCATGGGCTACTCGCCGGACGACATGGAAAAGCTCATCAAGTCGGACGACTTCAAGCGGTGGTATTCAGGGGGCATTCAGGAAAAATACATCTATTATTTCAAGCGGAACCCACCCACGCCGGAATTCATCAACATCCGCGTGTCACTGAAAAATCCACTGCACAAGGTGAAGACGCAGTTCCTGCCATCGAGCGTGGTCGACCCGCTACAGATGAACCTGGCTTTCGTGGAACTGTTCGGGCAGGCCACCGCACTCTGCCGGGGAAACTTCGACAAGCTGTTCGTTCCGTTCCGCTGCGTGGCCTCCGACGTGTACAACAAGCGTCCCATCATCTTCAAAGACGGCGACCTGGGCGATGCGGTGCGGGCTTCCATGAGTTTTCCGGGCATGTTCAAACCCATCGAAATCGATTCCGTACTGGCCTACGACGGGGGTATCTACAACAATTTTCCGGTAAACATCATGATGGAGGATTTCCATCCCGACATCATCATCGGCAGTGTGGTCAGCTCCAACCCCGGAAAACCGCAGGAGGGCGACATCATCGGACAGCTGGAGAGCATGATTATGCAGAAAACGGACTATTCTGTGCCAGATTCCATGGGCATCCTCATGACCTTCAAGTACGACGACGTGAGCCTGATGGATTTCGACCGCTTTGACGAGCTGCACGATATCGGCTACAACCGTACCATCCAGCTGATGGATTCCATCAAGAACCGCATTTCCCGGCGTATGGACTATCGTCTGCTGGAGAAAGAACGTATCGCTTTCAAGAAGAAAATGCCGGAACTGCGCTTCCGCAACATCGTGATCCACGGAGCCAACGACCAGCAGAAGAAGTACATCCGTAAGGAGTTTCATTCCGACAACGACGGCACGTTCTCGCTGGAGGAGCTCCGTAAAGGGTATTTCCGACTGATGTCGTCGGACAACATGATTTCGGAAATCCTGCCACATGCGGTGTACAATCCCTACGAAAATGATTTTACCCTCGACCTGCAGGTCAAGATGAAGGACGATCTTTCTATTCGGGTAGGTGGCAACGTGGGTTCGAACGGGGCCAATCAGGTGTACGTGGGGGCTACTTACCACAACCTGAACAACTATTCGAAAGAATTCTCGCTGGACGGACAACTGGGACAAATCTACAATAACCTGCAAATCTCCGGACGTATCGACCTGCCGACGCGGCTGCCGACTTCCTACCGTCTGGTGGCTTCCTTGTCGACATTCGACTATCTGAAGCAAGAAAAGCTGCTGAGCAAGGGCAATACGCCCATATTCAACAAACAGAAGGAGGAATATGTCAAGCTGTTCGTATCCATGCCTTTTCTGAGCCGACAGAAGGCGGAATTCGGCATCGGGCTCGGGCATCTGGAAGACCAGTATTTCCAGACCAACGTCATCGACTTCACGTCTGATGTACGGGATGCCAGCAAATACACCATTTTCGGAGGTTCCGTGGCGCTGGACGGGAATACCTTAAACAGTAAACAGTTTGCTACAGCCGGACGCAGGGAAAGACTCGCAGCCCATATCTACACGGGCGTGGAGCGCTATTATCCCGGCATGGAGGATCCTGCCTATACAGAAGACTACAAATACATCCAGTCGTGGCTGCAAATTGCCTATGAACTGGAAAAGTATCATACTCTGAACACCCATTTCTCGCTGGGTACATACCTGAAAGCGTATTACTCCTCACGCAACTTCAGCCACAATTACCGGGCCACCATGATGCAGGCGGGCGAATTTGCACCGACAGCTCACAGCCGGATTACCTATAACGAGGCTTTCCGAGCCAATCAGTTTGTCGGGATAGGGGTAAGTCCGATTTACCAGTTTGCCAACATTTTTCAGATTCGCCTGAGCATGTACGGATTCGCGCCGATTTTTCCCATTCGCCAGGACGGCAACAAGGCATACTACGGAAAAGTCTTCTCTCAGTTCGAATATCTAGGTGAATTGGAAGTCGTAGCCCGTCTTCCATTCGGCTCCATCTGTGCCTACCTAAACCATTACAGTTCACCGAGTAACAACTGGAATCTGGGCATCACACTGGGCTGGCAGATATTTGGAAGCCGGTTTATGGAATAA
- a CDS encoding VWA domain-containing protein — MFRFGEPQYLYLLIVLPLLAVFYFYTNYRRRKRLREYGSPELLAHLMPDVSKYRPDVKFWLTFAALAMVIFMLARPQFGSKMETVKRQGVETVVALDISNSMLAQDVTPSRLEKSKKLISRLVETFNNDKVAMIVFAGQAFTQLPITSDYVSAKMFLETISPSLITTQGTDIGGAIDLAMKSFTPNEGVGRAIVLITDGENHEGGAIEAAQAAAKKGIRVFVLGVGSPDGSPIPMEGSNEFRRDKDGNVIVTRLNEQMCQEIAKAGNGIYVRVDNTNNAERALNAEINKLAKADVETQVFTEFDEQFQVLAWLAILLLAADLMILNRKNPLFRNVKLFK; from the coding sequence ATGTTTCGATTTGGAGAACCTCAATATTTATATTTACTGATTGTGCTGCCCTTGCTGGCTGTGTTCTATTTTTATACGAACTACCGCCGCCGCAAGCGCTTGCGCGAATACGGTAGTCCGGAACTGCTGGCACACTTGATGCCGGATGTGTCCAAATACCGTCCCGATGTCAAGTTCTGGCTGACTTTTGCCGCGCTGGCCATGGTGATTTTCATGCTGGCCCGTCCGCAGTTCGGTTCCAAGATGGAGACAGTGAAACGGCAAGGTGTGGAAACCGTGGTGGCGCTGGATATTTCCAACTCCATGTTGGCACAGGATGTCACTCCCAGCCGTCTGGAGAAGTCGAAGAAACTGATTTCCCGCCTGGTGGAAACGTTCAACAACGACAAGGTGGCCATGATTGTGTTTGCAGGTCAGGCCTTTACACAGCTTCCGATTACGAGCGACTATGTATCGGCCAAGATGTTCCTGGAAACCATCTCTCCGTCGTTGATTACCACGCAGGGTACGGATATCGGCGGGGCTATCGACCTGGCCATGAAAAGTTTCACGCCGAATGAAGGCGTAGGAAGAGCCATCGTGCTGATTACGGATGGAGAAAACCACGAAGGGGGAGCGATAGAAGCCGCACAGGCAGCCGCCAAGAAAGGGATACGGGTGTTTGTGCTGGGGGTCGGTTCGCCCGACGGTTCACCCATTCCGATGGAAGGTAGCAACGAGTTCCGCCGCGACAAGGACGGCAATGTGATTGTGACCCGTCTGAACGAACAGATGTGTCAGGAAATTGCCAAGGCGGGAAACGGCATTTATGTGCGGGTGGACAACACCAACAATGCGGAGAGAGCCTTGAACGCGGAAATCAACAAACTGGCAAAGGCGGACGTGGAGACGCAGGTCTTTACGGAATTCGACGAGCAGTTCCAGGTACTGGCCTGGCTGGCCATCTTGTTGCTGGCTGCCGACCTGATGATTCTGAACCGCAAGAATCCGCTTTTCAGGAATGTGAAACTCTTTAAATGA
- a CDS encoding tetratricopeptide repeat protein encodes MKKLSLLLIGLIGCIQFAMAAPTKAEADEAYQKNQFSEAAAMYEQILQTQGESADIYYNLGNAYFKMKNTPKAVLNYERALLLSPGDADIRFNLDMARSKTVDNITPTAEVFIVTWYKSLVNLMSEKSWGYVGIFSFILLLIGVSFYIFGNRLWIKKTGFIGAVVFLVVTVCANLFASEQKSELVDRTGAIVMEPTINVKSTPNESGTDLFVLHEGTKVFIEDNSMKGWKEIRLEDGNKGWVKTEAIELI; translated from the coding sequence ATGAAGAAATTGTCTTTACTATTGATTGGGCTGATTGGGTGCATCCAGTTTGCGATGGCGGCCCCCACCAAGGCGGAGGCTGACGAAGCATACCAGAAGAACCAGTTCAGTGAGGCGGCTGCCATGTACGAGCAAATCTTGCAAACGCAGGGTGAGTCGGCCGATATCTATTATAATCTGGGTAATGCCTACTTCAAGATGAAGAACACGCCCAAGGCAGTGCTCAACTATGAACGGGCACTTTTGCTGAGCCCGGGAGATGCCGATATCCGCTTCAACCTGGATATGGCCCGGAGCAAGACCGTGGACAACATCACGCCGACAGCCGAGGTGTTTATCGTCACTTGGTATAAGTCGCTGGTCAACCTGATGAGCGAGAAAAGCTGGGGATATGTAGGAATTTTCTCCTTCATTCTTTTGCTGATTGGGGTTTCTTTCTATATCTTCGGCAATCGCCTTTGGATTAAGAAGACGGGATTCATCGGAGCCGTAGTATTTCTGGTGGTGACGGTATGTGCCAATCTTTTTGCCAGCGAACAGAAGTCAGAACTTGTAGACCGTACGGGTGCCATCGTGATGGAACCGACCATTAACGTCAAGAGTACGCCGAACGAAAGCGGTACCGACCTGTTCGTGCTTCACGAAGGAACGAAAGTCTTCATTGAAGACAATTCCATGAAGGGCTGGAAAGAAATCCGCCTGGAAGACGGCAACAAAGGTTGGGTGAAGACAGAAGCTATAGAACTCATTTAA
- a CDS encoding tetratricopeptide repeat protein, protein MKVKGYMLCMCLAMTAVAGYAQKTDRDYLRSGNKLYKDSLFVKAEVDYRKALELNPKSADAMYNLGNALLMQQKGKEAMEQFTAASKIEKDKMKLAQIYHNMGVILQSSKQLPQCIEAYKESLRNNPKDNETRYNLALAQKQLKDQQQNQQNQDQKQNKQDQKQDDKQQNKDQQEQNKKDQQNPQQPQQNQNQMSKENAEQLLNAAMQDEKNVQDKVKKQIQVQGRKLEKDW, encoded by the coding sequence ATGAAAGTGAAAGGATATATGCTGTGTATGTGCCTGGCCATGACTGCTGTGGCGGGTTACGCACAGAAAACAGACCGTGATTATCTGCGGAGCGGCAACAAACTCTACAAGGACAGTTTGTTTGTCAAGGCAGAAGTGGACTACCGGAAGGCACTGGAACTGAATCCCAAGTCGGCCGATGCCATGTACAACCTGGGTAATGCGTTGCTGATGCAGCAGAAGGGGAAGGAGGCCATGGAACAGTTTACCGCTGCTTCAAAGATTGAAAAGGACAAGATGAAGCTGGCGCAGATTTACCATAACATGGGCGTTATCCTGCAGTCGTCCAAACAGTTGCCGCAGTGTATCGAAGCCTATAAGGAATCCCTGCGCAATAATCCGAAGGACAATGAAACCCGCTACAATCTGGCACTGGCGCAGAAGCAGCTGAAAGACCAGCAGCAGAACCAGCAGAATCAGGACCAGAAACAGAACAAGCAGGACCAGAAGCAGGACGACAAACAGCAGAACAAGGACCAGCAGGAACAGAACAAGAAGGACCAGCAGAATCCGCAGCAACCGCAGCAGAATCAGAACCAGATGTCGAAAGAGAATGCCGAACAGTTGCTTAACGCTGCCATGCAGGACGAAAAGAACGTGCAGGACAAGGTGAAGAAGCAGATTCAGGTGCAGGGCCGTAAACTGGAAAAGGACTGGTAA
- a CDS encoding DUF58 domain-containing protein has translation METSELLKRVRQIEIKTRGLSSNIFAGQYHSAFKGRGMAFSEVREYQFGDDVRDIDWNVTARFDKPFVKVFEEERELTVMLLVDVSNSLDFGTIKQLKKDMVTEIAATLAFSAIQNNDKIGVIFFSDRIEKFIPPKKGRKHILYIIRELLDFKPESQRTNLQCAIEYLTNVLKKRCTAFILSDFIDDRDFQNALTIANRKHDVVAVQVYDRRLEELPDVGLMLVRDAETGHEQWIDTSSKALRNAHHAWWKERQQKLNETFTHSNVDSVSVRTDQDYVKVLLNLFAKRN, from the coding sequence ATGGAGACAAGTGAACTTTTAAAGCGTGTCCGTCAGATTGAAATCAAGACGAGGGGACTTTCGAGCAATATTTTTGCCGGCCAGTATCATTCGGCCTTCAAGGGTCGGGGTATGGCGTTCTCCGAAGTCCGTGAATATCAGTTTGGGGACGACGTGCGCGATATAGACTGGAATGTGACCGCTCGCTTCGACAAACCATTCGTGAAAGTCTTTGAGGAGGAACGTGAACTGACGGTCATGTTGCTGGTGGACGTGTCCAACAGTCTGGATTTCGGTACCATCAAGCAGCTGAAGAAGGATATGGTGACGGAGATTGCCGCCACGCTTGCTTTTTCTGCCATCCAGAACAACGATAAGATTGGCGTGATTTTCTTTTCCGACCGGATTGAGAAATTCATCCCTCCCAAGAAAGGACGCAAGCACATCTTGTATATTATCCGCGAGCTGCTTGATTTCAAGCCCGAAAGCCAGCGGACCAATCTGCAGTGTGCCATCGAGTACCTGACGAATGTGTTGAAGAAACGCTGTACAGCGTTCATCCTCAGCGATTTTATCGACGACCGGGACTTCCAGAATGCGTTGACCATTGCCAACCGGAAGCACGATGTGGTGGCGGTACAGGTGTACGACCGCCGGCTGGAAGAGCTTCCCGATGTGGGCCTGATGCTGGTACGCGATGCGGAAACGGGTCATGAACAGTGGATTGACACTTCTTCCAAGGCGCTGCGGAATGCACACCACGCCTGGTGGAAGGAAAGGCAGCAGAAGCTGAACGAAACCTTCACCCACAGCAATGTGGACTCTGTGTCTGTCCGTACGGACCAGGATTATGTGAAGGTGTTGTTGAATTTATTTGCTAAACGAAACTGA
- a CDS encoding VWA domain-containing protein — protein MIFANIEYLFLLLLLIPYIVWYVMRRKKTEPTMQVSTTRMYMQAPRSWKVYLLHAPFVLRILTFVMIVLVLARPQTTDNWQNTEIEGIDIMLAVDVSTSMLAEDLKPNRIEAAKQVAAEFINGRPNDNIGLTVFAGEAFTQCPLTVDHGVLLNLFQSVGCDMVQRGMIEDGTALGMGLANAVSRLKDSKAKSKVIILLTDGVNNRGDISPLTAAEIAKQFGIRVYTIGVGTNGTAPYPMQTYAGVQYVQMPVEIDEQTMSQIAGTTNGNYFRATSNTKLKEVYREIDKLEKTKLNVKEFSKREEAYQVFALIAFLSILLEILLRNTVLKKIP, from the coding sequence ATGATTTTTGCGAATATAGAATATCTGTTCCTGCTGTTGCTGCTGATTCCGTATATCGTGTGGTACGTGATGCGCCGCAAGAAAACGGAACCGACCATGCAGGTATCTACCACACGGATGTACATGCAGGCTCCGCGCAGTTGGAAGGTGTATTTGCTGCATGCACCGTTCGTGCTCCGTATCTTGACGTTTGTGATGATTGTGCTGGTGCTGGCACGCCCGCAGACTACGGATAACTGGCAGAACACGGAAATTGAAGGTATCGATATCATGCTGGCGGTCGACGTATCGACCAGTATGCTGGCAGAGGACTTGAAGCCGAACCGTATCGAGGCGGCCAAGCAGGTGGCGGCAGAGTTCATCAACGGACGTCCGAACGACAACATCGGTCTGACTGTCTTTGCGGGAGAGGCTTTCACGCAGTGTCCGCTGACGGTCGACCACGGGGTGTTGCTGAACTTGTTCCAGAGTGTGGGCTGCGACATGGTGCAGCGCGGAATGATTGAAGACGGTACGGCACTGGGTATGGGACTGGCCAACGCGGTGAGCCGTCTGAAAGACAGCAAGGCCAAGTCGAAGGTGATTATCCTGCTGACGGATGGCGTGAACAACCGGGGAGACATCTCTCCGCTGACGGCGGCCGAGATTGCCAAGCAGTTTGGTATCCGCGTGTACACCATCGGTGTAGGAACCAATGGAACGGCACCTTATCCGATGCAGACATACGCGGGTGTGCAGTATGTGCAGATGCCGGTGGAAATCGACGAACAGACCATGAGTCAGATTGCGGGTACTACCAACGGAAACTATTTCCGGGCTACCAGCAATACCAAGCTGAAAGAAGTATACCGCGAGATTGACAAACTGGAGAAGACGAAACTGAACGTGAAGGAATTCAGCAAGCGCGAAGAGGCTTATCAGGTGTTTGCCCTGATTGCGTTCCTGAGCATCCTGCTTGAAATCCTGTTGCGGAATACAGTATTAAAGAAAATACCTTAA
- a CDS encoding phosphatase PAP2 family protein, which yields MAGIQQLIEADKALLLSLNGSDSLFWDGFMWTVTDTRTWIAAMVVLLYVIFKNNRISQGIVITLMVGLCVLLADQLASGLCKPYFARFRPTQDPELMYMVQTVNGYRGGLYGFISSHAANTFAVAMFVSLLVRYLPFTCMMFLWALIPSYSRVYLGVHYPGDILCGAIVGLAVGGLVYWLYTYLCRRFFDSPQYISTQYTCSGYTREDISILHATLILTYLYAIIKGMLVAKSLHF from the coding sequence ATGGCAGGCATACAGCAACTCATCGAGGCCGACAAGGCATTGCTGCTTTCGTTGAACGGAAGTGATTCCTTGTTTTGGGACGGATTCATGTGGACGGTGACCGACACCCGTACATGGATTGCGGCCATGGTGGTGTTGCTGTATGTCATTTTCAAGAACAACCGCATTTCGCAGGGCATTGTCATCACGCTGATGGTGGGACTCTGTGTGCTGCTGGCCGACCAGCTCGCCTCCGGACTCTGTAAGCCGTATTTCGCACGTTTCCGCCCTACGCAAGACCCGGAACTGATGTACATGGTGCAGACGGTCAACGGTTACCGGGGGGGCTTGTACGGCTTTATTTCCAGCCATGCGGCCAATACCTTTGCTGTAGCCATGTTCGTGTCGCTGCTGGTACGTTACCTGCCTTTCACGTGCATGATGTTCCTTTGGGCCTTGATTCCGTCTTATTCGCGTGTCTATCTGGGAGTGCATTATCCCGGCGACATCCTGTGCGGGGCCATAGTCGGGCTGGCCGTGGGAGGACTGGTATATTGGCTCTATACGTACCTCTGCCGACGCTTTTTCGACAGTCCGCAATACATCTCCACCCAATACACCTGCAGCGGATATACCCGTGAAGACATATCCATCTTGCATGCCACGCTGATTCTGACCTATCTTTATGCGATTATCAAGGGGATGCTGGTCGCAAAAAGTCTGCATTTCTGA